The genome window GAGACAGTGACAGCACCAATGCACAGAGAATTGTGCATCCTCAAACACAAGAGACAAAGCCCCAAGATTGGAGCAACTGATTTGACTTCACTATAgtctatgtacatgcatgagcatGCAGTCGAACTTGTTACAATGAAtcaatgtgtatatacatgtatatacctgtaAGAGTGTGAGAGAAGGATGTGTGCCCACCCGACGAGTCCCAGCCTGGATCTCCAGCTCTCACTAGTCACTAGACCACTCATACGCTGCACCAATACGCACAGCTTGGAGTCTGTCTCTTGCTGCCATGACAAAGACCTCTGTACTTCCAATTTCTTTCGACTCAGGTCATCTTCTGAAACTTTATCGTAATTGGAACCTTTAGATGCTTCAATTTCTGGTGTGGAGCATTCTGAGTCCTTCATTACCAAGGCAACATAGTGAGCCCATGTTAGGAGAGAGAGAACAGTAACAGAGCTACCCAGATTGGTTTCAGATGTTACAAGTTTGGTAATCACCATGGTGATTCCTGGGAGAAAGCATGCAAAAACATGGCCACAATCCTCCGGCCCTACTCCGAGTGTGTCCACCAAGCCATCAAGATACTTGTTACAGCCATCTCCGCTTGATATTTGATCGATCTGAGGTGAGTTTTGGACTTCAGTGTTGGAAAGTAACAGAGTGAGAGAGTTTTCATTGATTCCCGAGAGTGCTAGTAGGGCAGCAAGAGCGTGCTGTCGAAGAGTCTTGCTCGTGAATGACTGGAGAGTCTCCAAGAGGACAGACACACAGTGTCCAACCGCAGGGAGATTGGAAAATAAAAGTTGACGAGCACTGTACACATAAGGATACATTGCTCAATACACATCAAAGGTGGATCCAATGAAGGTCACAACGGTAACCTACATGTTCATTGTTGAATTACCAAAGCATGGTTAACAGAGCGGGTATATGGTACAGAGATAGGATTTACACAAATAGTTTACCTAGCTGATGGACACAGCAGTAGTGTCCTGAGTGCTCTGACACACACAAGAACCAGATCTTCAGATCTCTCTGTGAAACCTACAACATTACCAATTGATGAAATAGTACATTATATGGCATAAAATAATGATgccatgtacagtacataaaaTATATGAAGATTTTGTTTACATTAATTGTACAAGTGTGTATAGTCGAAATCCACACTACATTAAAAATAGCATGGGTCAGGATTTCCGGACAGACTCACCAGCCTCTTTGGCCATCTTGGAGTCCAGTAGCATGCATAGAAAGACCAAGAGATTATTGAATAACTCCCAATTGTCCAGGCCCCTCACATGGGCCAGCACAGTATCCAGCGTCTCTAAACCTCCTTCCAGCAGTCGCAGATTGGTGCTGAACCACGAGCAGAGAAAATATTTAAGTATTGGCTGTGAAAACAGCCATAAAAATTTATACCATGGTATTTCTCTACACTGTGCCTTTAATCTTAATCTTGTTACCGTatttgatgtaattacagcgccaacTCAGGCTGAACAAAATCAAATAGTAGATCCACTTGCATACTAAGAGATTACACTAGGCACTAAACTCTAGAGCTGTAGCGATAAGCGCCAGCTCGGATTGAACGCAATTTTTGGGGGTTCTAAAAAGTCGCCACACTGCGAAGTGGAataattttttctggcgctgtattaccgtatatgttctaatttatcagacagcaaaaaataatttgtttggaaattgtccgggtataattggaacagatttttatagagtatgcgaagtgtccggaataaatagaacattaattttagctagctcgcatgcagctgcttgcttagaacagtgtgcgactgaatagttgcactagctatctaaaactagctactcaaagctatctaactgcagtctatgaatgtaactcaacttttcaaggtattgctGGATatttaaagcactggagtgtccgttgtattagaacaacgaaaattgcccaaaagagtgtccggggtaattagaagtgtctgATAAaatagaagatatacggtaattacatcaactacgtacgtacacagtTACCTCTATAAtgaagcaccgcaggtgctggtgccaaagctacataacataaagctactaatagcttttatacacatattataattttatcaCGATGAATATTTTCACGATGAATATTTTTgttgcatgcaaactcaaagagtgggtaatgatcgaccatgattgttgttaaaaacgatcaatgccaaaagttcaagagcctttcagctctcttctcactcttgcagctcacacacacaaacagactacatgtactgtatacctcgcttgcgcatgtgcaccaaggcataatatATTAAGCAATAATTTATGCACAAATGGGATTTAGTACGGAACGTGTTTCTCACTCAATGCTGCGACTCAGTTACAGTTGTTTATACCTTCCACACTTGTTGATGACCATTCTAACTGGTAGAAGGACATAGTCGATCATCTGCGGGTGAAGGGCACGAGATCCCAGCACACTAAACAGTCCTTCCCTCATTTTAGTTAGTGTTTCAAGACTGGGTGAGCTCATCAcctgcacacagagtggtttAATTCTTGGGAACAACTCCCTGCCTTCAGACTCGCTTAATACATCATTCATCCTGATTTAGAAATCCACCTGGGATCCATGTGGACTTTCCTATCCGCGGCTTTGTTTTGAAGAAGAACTTAATAGACGAATTCAGGGTTTAGAGAAATTTTGAAAAATCACGTCTGGAAAACGTGGACCTGCGCTGTGCTGGTCGCGTCGATAATGGCAGCATATTCTTCTGAAGAAGAGGGACAGATCATAGATGAAGATGAAGAGGACAAGCTGGCTTCTCCAGAAGAAAAAAGGTAAGATTTATGATGTGCTTTGTTTTCTGTTGATGAAcgctgtacatgcacatatgcAGGAATGGTGTTGACATAAGGGAAGAGTCATCTCCTCATGTGTCTCCTAGTGTGAAGAAGAAACATAAACACAAACACAAGCACAAACATAAGCACAAGAAACGTAAGAGTCGTGACGATGGTGGAGCTAGTGATGCTGGTGAGGATGAGAAGAAGCACAAGCATCACAAGAAGCATAAAAAGCACAAGAAACGCTCTCACTCGAGCGAACGAGACAGCAGTGGTGAGCAAATCAAACGACCAAAACTAGACAATGGTGAGCACCAACTGGAGTTGGTCGAGTCTTCCAAGAGTAAAAACGAAGGTGAAGAATTGGAATTGAAGGCTCTTCAGGAAATGAAAAACAAGATTAAGGAGGAATTAAAGGAGTATGAAAAACCTCAAAAGAAACATCGGAAGTCTGAAGATAACGAAGACAAACACAAGTCTAGTGATAAGCATGCACATCGAAAGAAGTCGCACTCTGAATCAAAGTCGCCTCAAAGAAAACAGTCGCCTACTCGTGAGAGCAAGCGAAAATCGTCAGATAAAGAAAAAAGTAGACGACATAGGACGTCCCGTTCTAAATCACCTTCAAGCAAAAAGCCTACCGACAAATCTTCTCCAGCCAGAAAGCGTGAGAGAACAGAAAGTCCCTCTCCTACAAATCAAAGAAAATTACTTTCTCCCGATCGGCCAAAGTCCCGCTCAAAATCTCCTAGCAGAAGTCAACGACAACGCTCTATCTCTCCAAAGAAACGAGGCGCGTCTTTATCTCCCAGTAGACGAAGATCAAAGTCACCAGAGAAAAGGAAATTATCTAGCAGAGGGAAGTCTCCATCTCCCTCTAGGTCAAGAAGACACAGAGATCCATCAGAATCGAAAGAGAGAAAGAAGTCCTCGTCACCTGTCCAACGACAATCATCTACATCGCCACGAAGACGCTCTCGATCACCCGCTAGAAGGAGGCACCGTCAAGTAAGTCCTCGCAGATCACGCTCTCGTTCCCCTGTACGTAAACGATCACCTAATATTTCCAAGAGAAGAAGTATGTCTCCCCCTCACCGTTCCCCTAGTAGACGTTCCCATTCACCCCTAAGGCAATCCAAATCACCCAGACGATTGAAATCCCCAAGAAAACATTCCAGATCACCCAGACGTCGTTCCAATTCCCCCAGGCGTCGCTCACGGTCACCCAGACGTCGTTCTAATTCCCCTAAGCGTCGCTCACGATCACCCAGACGTCGTTCCAATTCGCCTAAGCGTCGCTCACGGTCACCAAGACGTCGTTCCAATTCCCCCAAGCGTCGCTCTAGATCACCCAGACATCGTTCCAATTCCCCCAAGCATCGCTCACGGTCACCAAGACGTCGTTCCAATTCCCCCAAGCGTTGCTCACGATCACCAAGACGTCGTTCCGCTTCCCCCAAGCGTCGCTCAAGGTCTCCAAGACCCCGTTTGAGATCACCTAGACGCCGCTCACGGTCTCCACGGCGATTTCCCTACCGAAAAAGGTCCACTAGTCCAAGAAGAGGCAGATCCCCTCGTTCTAGGAGAGATCGAAGATCACAGTCCAGAGATCAGCGTCATAGGAGTGGGTCAAAAAGTGATGTGGAGAATAGGAGCCGATCTGAGGATGAGTAAGTGAACCAGCACTAATTATCATTCATGTTCTAATTTGGATGCTTTTCTGGGTAAATTTCGTTACTCTAATAAAGCGGACACTGTGGTAGTTACGTGTGTagtttaatacatgtagctggctCGAGGCTTAGCAAAGCTAGTGTAACTGTTCAGTCACACACTGCACTATTAAACACAGCTAGCTCGCGTGCTGCATGCCTCGTGTGTTGTATAGCTTGTTCCCATTATACCCAAACAAATTTCCAAAGCAATTTGTTTGTTTATATACGGTATGgacatgtacaaatgtattATTGTAGCTTGTTAAAAGAGGTGGGACTATTCTGCTCCGCCATTAAGTACGATTTCCGACCTGGCTCACATGGCTTGCGTTCAGCTCTGACTCTGTATCATGACtgtacaattaatgtatacatgtatacatagaGTGATGGATGTTGACATTGAGTCTGAGGATGAAGATGCCATCATTGAAAGGAGGAGACAACTTCGGCAAGCCATAGTTCAGAAGTATCAGTCGTCACAACCCACCAGCAGAGCATCTACTCCCACGTCCAATGCTGACAGGTTAGTATAGATGTGTGTAGTGTTAGCAGATGCAGCGTGTTAATACTTATCCTTAGCTGTTACTGTACATTTTTCACGATTTAAGCTGTAAATTAGACTTACGTACACTAGCTGCGTTGCAGCAATAACTTTGATCCCATACCAAATTTTGTGGATAGGCACACAATTAAAACGGCCTGGAAAGGAGGCCACGTGAAGTCTTAACAGTACTGGTTTACAAACCAGAGTCTGTATTAATTGTTATACACTTCAGAATCTTTAGACTTACATGTTGAATTCACATGCACATACTGCTTCCATCTTGCAGTGACAAAGTTGGCGATGATGCCACAAAAGACTTTGAGATGACGCTGGTCGAAGAGGAGAAGAATTTGCAATTGCGTCAAGAGGAGGGTGGGCCTGGGGGCGTAGATTCCCTCTGCCTTGGTAAGGATGATGTGGACAAGATGGCAGAGGCGAGGGAGAGAATATCTGGGCTATCTGCTGTCAGGAAGGCCATGAAGAACGGAGATATGTTCTCAGAGGAATTGTTTAAAGAGAAGTTTATGGTAGGTGTCATTAAGGTAACGTACCAAATATTAGGTTTCGGGTTTCGATTGCGAATTGCATAGATGGCAGGCGAAAGACTCACAAAGaatgagcatgcgcatgcaattCGCAGTAGTTAGAAATGTAAAAATGCTATAGTCAGGAATGCATGAATCACTCCTTGGCTAGTACAGTGTAATTCGCAAATGATTAACTACCGTGCAGCAcgaaattttcgctgttttcgtgggttagcaatcctacatgaCAATTAATTTCACAAatttaaggttacggtaaactGTTTGCTTATTAATAATTGTTCATGAGCTTTGAgcagaatgagctggaagtccagctgaaacgcagtagtaATTTCATGACTCTTTTAGCTTAGTtgcagtctactgtagcttaaCTATATGCAGGGCCACACGAAGAGAtctttaaaaaaaaaaagggcTACTGgaagctcacaagaggctgttttccttggccaTTTTTGGGgttttgtgagagtttcctGGCCTGGAGCGAAAAAACGCTTCGTGTAGCCCTCCAGTATGGTAAAAAG of Halichondria panicea chromosome 9, odHalPani1.1, whole genome shotgun sequence contains these proteins:
- the LOC135341137 gene encoding serine/threonine-protein kinase PRP4 homolog translates to MAAYSSEEEGQIIDEDEEDKLASPEEKRNGVDIREESSPHVSPSVKKKHKHKHKHKHKHKKRKSRDDGGASDAGEDEKKHKHHKKHKKHKKRSHSSERDSSGEQIKRPKLDNGEHQLELVESSKSKNEGEELELKALQEMKNKIKEELKEYEKPQKKHRKSEDNEDKHKSSDKHAHRKKSHSESKSPQRKQSPTRESKRKSSDKEKSRRHRTSRSKSPSSKKPTDKSSPARKRERTESPSPTNQRKLLSPDRPKSRSKSPSRSQRQRSISPKKRGASLSPSRRRSKSPEKRKLSSRGKSPSPSRSRRHRDPSESKERKKSSSPVQRQSSTSPRRRSRSPARRRHRQVSPRRSRSRSPVRKRSPNISKRRSMSPPHRSPSRRSHSPLRQSKSPRRLKSPRKHSRSPRRRSNSPRRRSRSPRRRSNSPKRRSRSPRRRSNSPKRRSRSPRRRSNSPKRRSRSPRHRSNSPKHRSRSPRRRSNSPKRCSRSPRRRSASPKRRSRSPRPRLRSPRRRSRSPRRFPYRKRSTSPRRGRSPRSRRDRRSQSRDQRHRSGSKSDVENRSRSEDEVMDVDIESEDEDAIIERRRQLRQAIVQKYQSSQPTSRASTPTSNADSDKVGDDATKDFEMTLVEEEKNLQLRQEEGGPGGVDSLCLGKDDVDKMAEARERISGLSAVRKAMKNGDMFSEELFKEKFMTPSSGMIADTGNENPNLLDNWDDAEGYYRVRVGEQLDRRYTVFGFTGSGVFSNVVRARDTLRAQQDVAIKIIRNNEMMHKTGLQELEILQKLNEADPDDKFHCVRLFKHFFHRNHLCLVFESMSMNLREVLKRYGKNVGLHIKAVRSYTQQLLLALKLMKRKGILHADIKPDNILVNDSKLLLKVSDFGSASFVSDNDITPYLVSRFYRAPEIILGNKYDYGIDMWSVACTVYELYTGKILFPGKSNNEMLKLMMEVKGKIPNRVTRKGMFKEKHFDSSFSFLYAEVDKVTEKEKVTVMGSIPPSRDLLSTLVGRQSLSEAHLRKVHQFKDFLDKALMLDPTKRLTINEALIHPFISEKLD